In Pseudomonadota bacterium, the following proteins share a genomic window:
- a CDS encoding aspartate aminotransferase family protein translates to MTVRPNSPAARDIATYLHPYTNLLKHEQEGPLIITRGNGVKVYDDAGKEYIEAMAGLWCASLGFSEKRLADAAYKQLQKLPYYHSFAHKQHDVSIDLAEKLLSMAPVPMSKVFFANSGSEANDTVVKMVWYFNNALGRHKKKKIISRLRGYHGVTVASASLTGLPNNHRDFDLPIANIIHTDCPHHYRYGQPGESEEAFATRMAENLEKLILAEGPDTCAAFIAEPVMGAGGVITPPATYFEKIQKVIEKYDLLFIADEVICGFGRTGNMFGSQTYALKPNMITLAKALTASYLPMSAVMIDERVYDALKRNSDKIGVFAHGYTYSGHPVAAAVGLETLKIYEERNIIDHVRRIAPKMQQGLRKFADHPLVGEVRGVGLVAAIELVKDKRTKDGFDPKKGVGSYLAKRCEAHGLIVRAMVDNIAFTPPLVITEAEIDEMLARFGRALDDTAAMVDAEKLRSVA, encoded by the coding sequence ATGACCGTGCGTCCAAACTCGCCCGCCGCGCGCGATATCGCGACATATCTGCATCCCTACACCAACCTCCTCAAGCATGAGCAGGAAGGACCGCTGATCATCACCCGGGGCAATGGCGTCAAGGTCTATGACGACGCCGGCAAGGAGTATATCGAGGCGATGGCCGGGCTGTGGTGCGCCTCGCTCGGCTTCAGCGAGAAGCGCCTGGCCGACGCCGCCTACAAGCAGCTGCAGAAGCTCCCCTACTACCACTCCTTCGCGCACAAGCAGCACGACGTCTCGATCGATCTCGCCGAGAAGCTCTTGTCGATGGCGCCGGTGCCGATGTCGAAGGTGTTCTTCGCCAATTCCGGCTCGGAAGCCAACGACACCGTCGTCAAGATGGTCTGGTACTTCAACAACGCGCTCGGCCGGCATAAGAAGAAGAAGATCATCAGCCGGCTCCGCGGTTATCACGGTGTCACCGTCGCCTCGGCGAGCCTGACGGGACTGCCCAACAACCACCGCGACTTCGACCTGCCGATCGCCAACATCATTCACACGGATTGCCCGCACCACTATCGCTACGGCCAGCCGGGCGAAAGCGAGGAGGCCTTCGCCACCCGCATGGCGGAGAATCTGGAGAAGCTGATCCTGGCCGAGGGCCCGGACACCTGCGCCGCCTTCATCGCCGAGCCGGTGATGGGTGCCGGCGGGGTGATCACGCCGCCTGCGACTTATTTCGAGAAGATCCAGAAGGTGATCGAGAAGTACGATCTTCTGTTCATCGCGGATGAGGTCATCTGCGGCTTCGGGCGCACCGGCAACATGTTCGGCAGCCAGACCTACGCGCTGAAGCCGAACATGATCACCTTGGCGAAGGCGCTGACCGCCTCCTACCTGCCGATGTCGGCGGTCATGATCGACGAGCGGGTCTACGATGCGCTCAAGCGGAACTCCGACAAGATCGGCGTCTTCGCCCATGGCTACACCTATTCCGGCCATCCCGTCGCCGCCGCGGTCGGCCTGGAGACGCTGAAGATCTATGAGGAGCGAAACATCATCGATCACGTGCGCCGGATCGCGCCCAAGATGCAGCAGGGACTGCGCAAGTTCGCCGACCACCCGCTGGTGGGCGAGGTGCGCGGCGTCGGCCTCGTCGCCGCCATCGAGCTGGTCAAGGACAAGCGGACGAAGGATGGCTTCGATCCGAAGAAGGGTGTGGGCAGCTATCTCGCCAAGCGCTGCGAAGCCCATGGGCTCATCGTCAGAGCGATGGTCGACAACATCGCCTTCACCCCACCCTTGGTCATCACCGAGGCGGAGATCGACGAGATGCTGGCCCGCTTCGGCCGTGCCCTCGACGACACCGCGGCGATGGTGGACGCCGAGAAGCTCAGGTCGGTAGCGTAG
- a CDS encoding Hsp70 family protein — protein sequence MSYCGLDFGTSNSTIGLGHGNGVRLAPLEGTETTLPTAIFFHFEGRAPDYGRKAIASYADGLEGRLLRSLKSVLGTELIKEETQLRRRRVKFTEVIGLVVSHLKAQAEAAAGRPLEAVVHGRPVHFVDGDAAADRRAEATLAEIAHASGFRHVSFQLEPIGAALHYEQNLEREVLALIADIGGGTSDFSLVRLGPDRSRRAERADDVLANHGVRVGGTDFDRLLSLEAIMPALGYGSPMARTGLPAPVFLFHDLATWAKINFLYRADILAAVRDLRAQATEPHLFERLLRVLRERLGHALAFAAEEAKIELSHDPETRIDMDLLEPALGVPVDRGILEYAIAEPTRQIARAIDDCLAQAGVPAGRVERLFLTGGSTLVPTVRQAIEARVPGAEVVEGDRFGAIGLGLALEAKRRYA from the coding sequence CGTCCGGCTGGCGCCGCTCGAAGGCACGGAGACGACGCTGCCGACCGCCATCTTCTTCCATTTCGAGGGGCGTGCGCCCGACTATGGCCGAAAGGCGATCGCGTCCTATGCCGACGGCCTCGAAGGCAGGCTGCTGCGATCGCTCAAATCCGTGCTCGGCACCGAGCTCATCAAAGAGGAAACCCAGCTCCGCCGCCGTCGGGTCAAGTTCACCGAGGTCATCGGCCTGGTCGTATCCCATCTCAAGGCGCAAGCCGAAGCGGCCGCGGGCCGGCCGCTGGAGGCGGTCGTGCATGGGCGGCCGGTCCACTTCGTCGATGGCGATGCCGCCGCCGACCGGCGGGCCGAGGCGACCCTGGCGGAGATCGCCCATGCGTCGGGCTTCCGCCACGTGTCGTTCCAGCTCGAGCCGATCGGCGCCGCACTGCACTACGAGCAGAACCTCGAGCGCGAGGTATTGGCGCTCATCGCCGATATCGGCGGCGGCACCTCGGACTTCTCCTTGGTGCGGCTCGGGCCGGATCGGAGCCGCCGGGCCGAGCGGGCCGATGACGTGCTCGCCAATCACGGCGTGCGCGTCGGCGGCACGGATTTCGACCGGCTCTTGAGCCTGGAGGCGATCATGCCGGCGCTCGGCTACGGCTCGCCGATGGCGCGAACGGGATTGCCCGCACCGGTCTTCCTGTTCCACGACCTCGCCACCTGGGCCAAGATCAATTTCCTCTACCGGGCCGACATACTGGCGGCAGTCCGCGATTTGCGGGCGCAGGCGACGGAGCCCCACCTGTTCGAACGCCTGCTGCGCGTGCTGCGCGAACGCCTGGGCCACGCCCTCGCTTTTGCGGCGGAAGAAGCGAAGATCGAGCTGTCGCATGATCCAGAGACCCGGATCGACATGGACCTCCTCGAGCCCGCTCTCGGCGTCCCGGTCGATCGCGGGATACTGGAGTACGCGATCGCCGAGCCGACCCGCCAGATCGCCCGGGCGATCGACGACTGCCTCGCCCAGGCGGGCGTCCCGGCCGGGCGGGTCGAGCGTCTCTTCCTCACCGGCGGATCGACCTTGGTTCCGACGGTACGCCAGGCGATCGAGGCGCGGGTGCCGGGGGCCGAGGTGGTGGAGGGCGACCGCTTCGGGGCGATCGGCCTCGGCCTTGCCCTCGAAGCCAAGCGGCGATACGCCTGA